In Hymenobacter aquaticus, a single window of DNA contains:
- the lipB gene encoding lipoyl(octanoyl) transferase LipB — MSSSSSLPLPPSASAAPVAAPNRVVVVKNLGLAAYEETWAYQEELLAATLAIKVRNRPAAEEGRAPEPTPNYLLLCQHPHVYTLGKSGKPEHLLLDEEGLARHGATFHRINRGGDITYHGPGQLVGYPILDLDNFFTDIHRYLRLLEEAVIHTLADYGLAAGRIAGLTGVWLDFEEGAANPRKICALGVKCSRWVTMHGFAFNINADLSYFGHIVPCGITDKAVTSLQQELGRAVPLAEVEQYLLGHLAALFEADFITA; from the coding sequence ATGTCGTCTTCCAGCTCCCTGCCTTTGCCGCCTTCCGCCAGTGCCGCTCCCGTGGCTGCTCCCAACCGGGTGGTTGTGGTCAAGAACCTGGGGTTGGCGGCCTACGAGGAAACCTGGGCTTACCAGGAAGAGCTGCTGGCGGCTACGCTGGCCATTAAAGTCCGCAACCGGCCGGCTGCCGAGGAAGGCCGTGCCCCCGAGCCGACGCCCAACTACCTCTTGCTCTGCCAGCACCCGCACGTCTACACCCTGGGGAAAAGCGGTAAGCCCGAGCACCTGCTGCTCGATGAGGAAGGCCTGGCCCGGCACGGAGCCACCTTTCACCGCATCAACCGGGGCGGCGACATCACCTACCACGGCCCCGGCCAGCTGGTGGGCTACCCCATTCTGGACCTCGACAACTTTTTCACCGACATTCACCGCTACCTGCGGCTGCTGGAAGAAGCCGTTATCCACACCCTGGCCGATTACGGCTTGGCTGCCGGCCGCATTGCCGGGCTCACCGGCGTCTGGCTCGACTTCGAGGAAGGAGCCGCTAACCCGCGCAAAATCTGCGCGCTGGGCGTCAAATGCAGCCGCTGGGTGACGATGCACGGCTTTGCCTTCAACATCAACGCCGACCTTTCGTATTTCGGCCATATCGTGCCCTGTGGCATCACCGACAAAGCCGTGACTTCCCTGCAACAGGAGCTCGGCCGGGCGGTGCCGCTGGCCGAAGTCGAGCAGTACCTGCTGGGCCACCTGGCAGCGTTGTTTGAGGCCGACTTTATTACCGCGTAA
- a CDS encoding YraN family protein, with translation MASAAHDLGHAGEQAAAAFLTGLGYTIVARGYRYRRAEVDLIAQRGLELLVFVEVKTRSSAQFGFPEEFVTERKRQLFRLAAENYQLETDWPGDIRFDILALSPTSTGFRIEHFEDAFY, from the coding sequence ATGGCCTCCGCCGCCCACGACCTCGGACACGCTGGTGAACAAGCTGCTGCCGCTTTTCTGACCGGCCTGGGCTACACCATCGTGGCGCGGGGCTACCGCTACCGCCGGGCCGAGGTCGACCTGATTGCGCAGCGGGGCCTGGAGCTGCTGGTGTTCGTGGAAGTGAAAACGCGCTCCTCCGCCCAGTTTGGGTTTCCCGAGGAGTTCGTGACGGAACGCAAGCGGCAGCTGTTCCGGCTGGCGGCCGAAAACTACCAGCTCGAAACCGACTGGCCCGGCGACATTCGGTTCGACATTCTGGCGCTAAGCCCCACCAGTACCGGCTTCCGCATCGAACATTTCGAGGATGCCTTTTACTAG
- a CDS encoding toxin-antitoxin system YwqK family antitoxin, which produces MLLLLVAACSKKTISFNSKPEQPGLAVLLTDSLTNSRDTTKAPSLETKRLAMTKEQERAAKEKEKADQRKPKKKKNVFLGEKIKKSFTKSGPKGRNQVIEVFYYLKAFRQPSEYAPALYYFNPKKRKIFKATTELNPATDKVLHGPYKKMQGGKVVETGYFALGTRHLRWEKYNKDNVLLNKTHYEMGFPRDAAVSYYDAERKKIKEVIPYVAGKIEGDYVRYLENGQRDWDGQFENGKKVGTWTKYWGFRNRRHYEYLYGESGYDPEIAEPELVKEYNRNAVLVYDKEKGLDKRDAVTDRPGAKKN; this is translated from the coding sequence AGCAAAAAGACGATATCCTTTAACAGCAAGCCCGAGCAGCCGGGCTTGGCCGTGTTGCTCACCGATTCGCTGACCAACAGCCGCGACACGACCAAGGCCCCGTCGTTGGAAACCAAGCGGCTGGCCATGACCAAAGAGCAGGAGCGGGCCGCCAAGGAAAAGGAGAAGGCCGACCAGCGCAAGCCCAAGAAAAAGAAGAATGTCTTCCTGGGCGAGAAAATCAAAAAGAGCTTCACCAAATCGGGGCCCAAGGGGCGCAACCAGGTAATCGAGGTGTTCTACTACCTCAAAGCCTTCCGGCAGCCCAGCGAGTACGCCCCGGCCCTGTACTACTTCAATCCCAAGAAGCGCAAGATCTTCAAGGCCACGACCGAACTGAACCCGGCAACCGACAAGGTGCTGCACGGCCCCTACAAGAAGATGCAGGGCGGTAAAGTAGTGGAAACCGGCTATTTCGCCCTAGGTACGCGCCACCTGCGCTGGGAGAAGTACAACAAGGACAACGTGCTGCTCAACAAGACCCACTACGAAATGGGCTTCCCCCGCGACGCGGCCGTGAGCTACTATGATGCCGAGCGGAAAAAAATCAAGGAGGTAATTCCCTACGTGGCCGGCAAAATCGAGGGCGACTACGTGCGCTACCTCGAAAACGGGCAGCGCGACTGGGACGGGCAATTCGAGAACGGCAAGAAAGTCGGCACCTGGACCAAGTACTGGGGCTTCCGCAACCGCCGCCACTACGAATACCTGTACGGCGAGTCGGGCTACGACCCGGAAATTGCCGAGCCCGAGCTGGTCAAAGAATACAACCGCAATGCCGTGCTGGTGTACGACAAGGAGAAAGGCCTCGACAAGCGCGACGCCGTGACCGACCGGCCCGGCGCGAAAAAGAACTGA